In Bacteroidota bacterium, the genomic stretch GTGGAAAGCATCAATAATAAACGCACTGCAGCAACTCAAGAATTAATAGCTGCCACTCAAAGTTTCAAAATTATTAACAAGAAGCATAAAGAAGGACTCGTCAGTCTGCTGGAATATCTTGATTCACAAAACACCACGAATAGAGCAAGAAAGCAATTGCTTTTGCTTCAATACGATTTACTTATTTCTTTGGTTGAATTGGAAAAAGTGGCTGGAACAACAATTATTACAGATTAATAGAAACACAATGAAAAAATATGCATGTTATATCCCTTTTTTGATAATCTTAATTATCAGTAGCTGTCAACAAAAAGCAGAAGTGGAAAAAGAAATAGATCCCATAAAAGTCAAAACTGTTACGATTGAAAAAGTGTTTCTGAACAAGAGCATACACAGTAGTGGAAAGGTATATTCGCAAAAAGAAATAAAACTCAGCTTTAAAACAGGCGGACTTATCCAACATATTTTAGTGAAGGAAGGAGAACCTGTGAACAAAGAACAAGTCCTTGCTAGTCTGAACCTCTCAGAAATACAAGTACACCATAATCAGGCAAATTTTGCTGTTGAAAAAGCACAGCGAGATTACAATCGGGTAAAAAATCTTTATACAGATAGTGTGGCAACTTTGGAACAGTTTCAAAATGTAAAAACAGCATTGGATTATGCAAAGACAAATGCACAAATTGCCCAATTTAATTTAAAATATTCCACAATAAAAGCCCCTGAAAATGGTATAATCCTGAAAAAATTAAACGAAACCAACGAAATTGTAGGACCTGGCTATCCTGTGTTTCTATTCGCGCCAAAAGGTGAGAGCTGGATTGTACGAACCAATATCACAGATAAAGACATTGTAAAACTTCAAATTGGCGATTCAGCTCAAATATATGTGGATGCATATCCTAAAATAATATTCACCGCTCACATTATTGAAATTGCTTCTATGGCTGATCCCTATTCTGGAACATATGAAATTGAACTTGCTATAGATAAAAATGATGCAGAATTACGCTCTGGATTTATCGCAAAGATTAATATTTATCCAGCTCAAAAAAAGGAGTTATTTGCGATACCAATTGATGCACTTGTTGAATTAGAGGCTTCAAAAGCAGTATTCATGCTGATTGAAAATAATACAGTGCGAAAGTCCACACTAGATATCGTTTCCTTCGATGATCAATTTATTTATGTGGAAAAAGGTATAGTTGAAGGCGCTCAAGTTATAACAGAAGGTTCAACCTATGTGGATGAATCGTCTATTATTGAAATTATTAACTAGCAAAATCATGTTGATTCCAAAACTGGCCATAGATAACTATCGGTTCACCATTTTATTGTTCATTCTATTTACCATTGCCGGCATTAATTCCTATTTATTTATGCCCCGTACTGAAAATCCGGAAATGACCGTACCCGGAGCATCAGTATATACTATTTACCCAGGTGCCAATCCAAACGATTTAGAGGAGTTAGTTGCAATTCCCATAGAAGAAACGCTAAATGAATTAGACGATATTATAAGCATTAATACATTTATTCGAGATGGTGTTACCATCACCAGTGTTGAGTTTGATTTCAATACCAATGCATCAAAAAAATATGATGAAGTTGTTCGTCAAGTTAATTCGATAAAAAACAAACTTCCTGAAGAAGTATACAGCATTGAAACATTTCGCTGGTCATCTTCCGATGTAGTGATGCTACAATTAGGATTGGTATCTGAAACAGCATCTTTCAATGCATTGAAGGATGAAGCAGAAAAGTTAAAGAAGGATATTGAGAAGCTTAATGGAGTCAAAAAAACGGAAATCATAGCATCTCCTGATCAAGAAATCAGAATTTCACTTGATTTTGAAAAAATGGCTCAAATGAATATTTCTATCGACCAGATTTCCAATGCCTTAAAAAGCAATAATGCAAATATCCCTGGTGGCAGTATTGATTTGTCCAATAAAAGTTTTGGCATTAAAACGAGTGGAACTTATCAGTATATAGATGAA encodes the following:
- a CDS encoding efflux RND transporter periplasmic adaptor subunit is translated as MKKYACYIPFLIILIISSCQQKAEVEKEIDPIKVKTVTIEKVFLNKSIHSSGKVYSQKEIKLSFKTGGLIQHILVKEGEPVNKEQVLASLNLSEIQVHHNQANFAVEKAQRDYNRVKNLYTDSVATLEQFQNVKTALDYAKTNAQIAQFNLKYSTIKAPENGIILKKLNETNEIVGPGYPVFLFAPKGESWIVRTNITDKDIVKLQIGDSAQIYVDAYPKIIFTAHIIEIASMADPYSGTYEIELAIDKNDAELRSGFIAKINIYPAQKKELFAIPIDALVELEASKAVFMLIENNTVRKSTLDIVSFDDQFIYVEKGIVEGAQVITEGSTYVDESSIIEIIN